The following are encoded together in the Oncorhynchus masou masou isolate Uvic2021 chromosome 5, UVic_Omas_1.1, whole genome shotgun sequence genome:
- the LOC135540406 gene encoding sodium- and chloride-dependent taurine transporter-like has product MAQKEKLQCLKDFHKDTLKPSPGKSPGTRPEDEAEGKPVQREKWNSKLDFILSVAGGFVGLGNVWRFPYLCYKNGGGAFLIPYTIFLFGGGLPVFFLEVALGQYTSEGGITCWEKLCPIFTGIGYASIVIVSLLNIYYIVILAWGLYYLFQCFQPELPWAKCKNSWNTDRCVEDTVRKNKTLMLAANITNFTSPVTEFWE; this is encoded by the exons ATGGCACAGAAAGAGAAGCTCCAGTGTCTGAAGGACTTCCATAAGGACACGCTGAAGCCTTCCCCGGGGAAGAGCCCTGGCACCCGGCCCGAGGACGAGGCAGAGGGGAAGCCCGTCCAGAGGGAGAAGTGGAACTCCAAACTGGACTTTATCCTGTCCGTCGCTGGCGGCTTCGTGGGTTTAGGGAACGTCTGGCGTTTCCCATACCTCTGCTATAAGAATGGCGGAG gtgCATTTCTCATCCCGTACACTATCTTCCTCTTTGGCGGCGGTCtccctgtgtttttcctggaGGTGGCCCTGGGACAGTACACCTCCGAGGGTGGGATCACCTGCTGGGAGAAACTCTGCCCCATCTTTACTG gtaTCGGCTACGCTTCTATTGTGATCGTGTCCCTCCTGAACATCTACTACATAGTGATCCTGGCCTGGGGTTTGTACTACCTGTTCCAGTGCTTCCAGCCGGAGCTGCCCTGGGCCAAGTGTAAGAACTCCTGGAACACAGACCGCTGTGTGGAGGACACCGTCCGTAAGAACAAGACCCTGATGCTGGCCGCTAACATCACCAACTTCACCTCGCCCGTCACCGAGTTCTGGGAGTGA